One Idiomarina loihiensis L2TR genomic window carries:
- the tsaA gene encoding tRNA (N6-threonylcarbamoyladenosine(37)-N6)-methyltransferase TrmO: MKSQQQLTPIAIIRTPFPEKFSVPRQPGLAPSALAQVELVGNYQHAQAIEGIEQFSHLWLTFEFHQHSSWQERVRPPRLGGNEQLGVFATRSPFRPNQLGLSVVELVAVETEPKVVLTVRGADLVDNTPIVDIKPYIPYVDAISDARAGFAQHKPEESLEVIFLEAAESTLIRESERAPELKTLITEVLSQDPRPAYHKLQENQRNYGTALLNYNIRWYVQQNTVFVEEISLKQL; the protein is encoded by the coding sequence ACCCATAGCTATCATTCGTACGCCTTTTCCTGAAAAGTTTAGTGTTCCCCGGCAACCCGGCCTGGCTCCCTCTGCATTGGCTCAGGTTGAGCTCGTTGGGAATTACCAGCATGCACAAGCCATAGAGGGTATAGAACAGTTCTCTCACCTTTGGCTAACCTTCGAGTTTCATCAGCACAGTTCGTGGCAGGAGCGCGTTCGCCCGCCCCGGCTTGGCGGTAATGAACAGCTAGGCGTCTTTGCCACCCGCTCCCCGTTCCGGCCGAATCAATTAGGCTTATCTGTGGTTGAGTTAGTTGCAGTAGAGACCGAGCCTAAGGTGGTGTTGACGGTTCGCGGAGCTGACTTGGTGGATAACACCCCTATTGTCGATATAAAACCTTATATTCCCTACGTCGACGCCATTAGTGACGCTCGTGCGGGATTTGCTCAGCACAAACCGGAAGAAAGCTTAGAGGTGATTTTTTTGGAAGCGGCGGAGTCGACTCTTATCAGGGAGTCAGAGCGCGCTCCTGAGCTTAAAACACTGATTACCGAGGTGCTCAGCCAGGACCCCAGACCCGCTTATCACAAGTTACAGGAAAACCAGAGAAATTACGGCACAGCGCTTTTGAACTACAATATTCGCTGGTATGTACAACAAAACACCGTTTTTGTTGAAGAAATCTCACTAAAACAGCTGTAA